The following proteins are co-located in the Siansivirga zeaxanthinifaciens CC-SAMT-1 genome:
- a CDS encoding OmpP1/FadL family transporter has protein sequence MKKLNLIFIGILGVSNIYAQDITDALRYSQDEIQGTARYRALSGAFGALGGDMSAVSINPASSAVFSQSHASFSLSNQDVKNETAYFNGLTNTNNSSFDINQGGASFVFASRNNSPWRKFSVGVAYERTNNHDDRWSAVGLNTTNDADFSNSIASYFYDYADGKRLGNISAFPDETLEEAYADIGSAFGFGHQQAFLGFESYIIEPDDINNDANTLYSSKIIPGNFSHDYSYLATGYNGKISFNLATQYEDNLYLGLNLNSHFIDYQRTTLLFENNNNGIPNAGDYLVRNIEFENNLSTRGNGFSFQLGGILKLSPEFRLGVTYDSPTWYTIEEETTQYISTVREEDNGTRVTQVINPQTVNVYPQYKLQTPAKITGSLAYVFGTQGLISFDYSRKDYSATSFRPENDFVDLNADINNLLTAASTYKIGGEYKIKRISLRGGYRFEESQYKDGVTVGDLNGYSFGIGYNFGNTKLDVTFDGYERESQNNLYNLILGGAPQATVNRKNSNITLSLSFNI, from the coding sequence ATGAAAAAGTTAAACCTAATTTTTATAGGCATACTTGGTGTGTCTAATATATATGCTCAAGATATAACGGATGCTTTGCGCTACTCGCAAGACGAAATTCAAGGAACTGCTCGGTACAGAGCTCTGAGTGGTGCCTTTGGAGCCTTAGGAGGCGACATGAGTGCGGTGAGTATAAACCCTGCAAGTTCGGCTGTTTTTAGTCAAAGTCATGCGTCATTTTCACTTTCTAATCAAGATGTAAAAAATGAAACAGCATATTTTAATGGCTTAACAAACACCAATAATTCAAGCTTCGATATAAATCAAGGGGGTGCATCTTTTGTTTTTGCTAGTAGAAATAATTCGCCATGGAGGAAATTTTCGGTTGGAGTTGCCTATGAAAGAACAAATAATCATGACGACCGTTGGAGCGCCGTTGGATTAAACACTACAAACGATGCAGATTTTAGCAATTCGATTGCCAGTTATTTTTATGATTATGCTGATGGCAAACGTTTAGGCAACATATCGGCATTCCCAGACGAAACTTTAGAAGAAGCCTATGCCGATATAGGCTCTGCTTTTGGCTTTGGACACCAACAGGCCTTTTTAGGCTTCGAATCTTATATTATCGAACCAGACGATATTAACAACGATGCAAATACGCTTTATTCCTCTAAAATTATTCCTGGCAATTTTAGTCATGATTATTCTTATTTGGCAACAGGCTACAATGGCAAAATATCCTTTAATCTTGCGACACAATACGAAGACAATTTATATTTAGGTTTAAACTTAAATTCTCATTTTATAGATTACCAACGCACCACATTATTATTTGAAAACAATAACAATGGTATACCAAATGCTGGAGATTATCTTGTACGAAATATTGAATTTGAAAATAATTTATCTACCAGAGGAAATGGATTTTCGTTTCAGTTGGGAGGTATCCTAAAATTAAGTCCAGAATTTAGATTGGGTGTGACTTACGACTCACCTACCTGGTATACCATTGAAGAGGAAACCACCCAATATATATCAACAGTAAGAGAAGAAGATAACGGAACAAGAGTAACTCAAGTTATAAATCCTCAAACTGTAAACGTGTATCCGCAATATAAACTGCAAACACCTGCTAAAATAACAGGAAGCTTAGCATATGTTTTTGGAACGCAAGGTTTAATAAGTTTCGATTATTCAAGAAAAGACTACAGCGCAACTAGTTTTAGACCAGAAAACGATTTTGTAGACTTAAATGCCGATATAAACAATTTACTAACAGCTGCTTCTACATATAAAATTGGTGGAGAGTATAAAATAAAACGAATTAGTTTAAGGGGTGGTTACCGTTTTGAAGAAAGCCAATATAAAGATGGCGTAACAGTAGGCGATTTAAATGGTTATTCATTTGGTATTGGCTATAATTTTGGTAACACCAAATTAGACGTGACGTTTGATGGTTATGAACGCGAGTCGCAAAACAACTTATACAATCTTATATTAGGTGGAGCGCCACAAGCAACAGTTAATCGCAAAAATTCTAACATAACATTATCACTAAGTTTTAATATTTAA
- the proS gene encoding proline--tRNA ligase, whose product MSKKLTSRAEDYSKWYNELVVKADLAENSAVRGCMVIKPYGYAIWEKMQAELDRMFKETGHQNAYFPLFVPKSLFEAEEKNAEGFAKECAIVTHYRLQTDPDNPGKLRVDPEAKLEEELIVRPTSEAIIWNTYRGWIQSYRDLPILINQWANVVRWEMRTRLFLRTAEFLWQEGHTAHETKTEALAEARLMNNVYATFVEKFMAIPVIQGVKTESERFAGADETFCIEALMQDGKALQAGTSHFLGQNFAKAFDVKYATKEGTQEYVWATSWGVSTRLMGALIMTHSDDNGLVLPPSLAPNQVVIVPIYKSEEDLAAITEVVNTILTDLRAKNITVKYDNRTTQRPGAKFAQHELQGVPLRIAIGPKDLENGTVELARRDTLTKAVVGLNDLTATVESLLKEIQETLFKKALDFRDKHITEVNTFEEFKQVLENKTGFISAHWDGTNETEEKIKELTKATIRCIPLEMKAEEGVCIFSGKPSKGRVLFAKAY is encoded by the coding sequence ATGAGTAAAAAACTTACTAGTAGAGCAGAAGATTATTCCAAATGGTATAATGAATTAGTTGTAAAAGCAGATTTAGCCGAGAATTCTGCCGTTCGTGGTTGTATGGTTATTAAGCCTTACGGATACGCAATATGGGAGAAAATGCAGGCAGAATTAGATAGAATGTTTAAGGAAACAGGCCATCAAAATGCATATTTTCCATTATTTGTTCCAAAAAGTTTATTTGAAGCTGAAGAAAAAAATGCAGAAGGTTTTGCAAAAGAGTGTGCAATTGTAACGCATTACAGATTGCAAACAGACCCAGATAACCCAGGTAAATTACGTGTTGATCCGGAAGCAAAACTAGAAGAGGAATTAATAGTGCGTCCCACAAGTGAAGCTATCATCTGGAATACCTACAGAGGTTGGATACAATCTTACAGAGACTTACCTATTTTAATAAACCAATGGGCAAATGTGGTTCGTTGGGAAATGCGTACACGATTATTCTTAAGAACCGCCGAATTTTTATGGCAAGAAGGGCATACCGCGCACGAAACCAAAACCGAAGCACTAGCAGAAGCCAGATTAATGAATAATGTGTATGCAACTTTCGTCGAAAAGTTTATGGCTATTCCTGTAATACAAGGTGTTAAAACCGAAAGTGAGCGTTTCGCTGGTGCCGATGAAACCTTTTGTATAGAAGCATTAATGCAAGATGGTAAGGCCTTACAAGCAGGAACATCGCACTTTTTAGGTCAGAATTTTGCAAAAGCATTCGACGTTAAATATGCAACTAAAGAAGGGACACAAGAATATGTGTGGGCCACATCTTGGGGTGTTTCTACCCGTTTAATGGGTGCCTTAATAATGACGCACAGCGATGATAATGGTTTGGTATTACCACCAAGTTTAGCACCAAATCAAGTGGTTATTGTTCCTATATATAAGAGTGAAGAAGATTTAGCTGCTATTACTGAAGTTGTAAATACCATTTTAACAGATTTACGAGCTAAAAACATAACTGTTAAATATGATAATAGAACCACACAGCGTCCTGGAGCAAAATTTGCGCAGCATGAATTACAAGGTGTGCCTTTACGAATAGCTATTGGTCCAAAAGATTTAGAAAACGGAACTGTAGAATTGGCTAGAAGAGATACTTTAACAAAAGCTGTTGTAGGTTTAAATGATCTTACAGCAACGGTGGAATCTTTATTAAAAGAAATTCAGGAGACTTTATTTAAAAAGGCTTTAGATTTTAGAGATAAGCATATTACAGAGGTAAATACTTTTGAAGAATTTAAACAAGTTTTAGAAAATAAAACCGGATTTATTTCAGCACATTGGGATGGAACAAACGAGACAGAGGAGAAGATAAAAGAGCTTACAAAGGCTACTATTCGTTGTATTCCATTGGAAATGAAAGCAGAAGAAGGGGTGTGTATATTTTCAGGAAAACCATCGAAGGGAAGAGTGTTATTTGCTAAGGCATATTAA
- the rpsT gene encoding 30S ribosomal protein S20 encodes MANHKSALKRIRSNEAKRLVNKYQHKTTRNAIKRLRELTDKKEAETMFPSVVSMLDRLAKKNVIHANKAANLKSGLAKHIAAL; translated from the coding sequence ATGGCAAATCATAAGTCAGCATTAAAAAGAATTAGAAGTAACGAAGCTAAGCGTTTGGTAAACAAATATCAGCACAAAACAACTCGTAATGCAATTAAAAGATTACGTGAGTTAACTGATAAGAAAGAGGCTGAAACAATGTTCCCTTCTGTAGTTTCTATGTTAGATAGATTAGCTAAGAAAAATGTAATTCACGCTAACAAAGCAGCTAACCTTAAATCTGGTTTAGCAAAGCACATAGCGGCTTTATAA